Proteins from one Bacteroidota bacterium genomic window:
- a CDS encoding multiheme c-type cytochrome, translated as MKTLTFKSSSIFFIYTFIGFVLLSMPLFAQPKKAGDEALGSRKYSDYEKPQTCGTSCHVDFYRQWEQSMMSQAYTHHWDEIEYFKLAVPHAEKDPKVAGVKAGCNGCHAPIAFLAGDVPPPKPSENSRANESVSCDVCHTIIGFKGEVPFNFNYISEPGKVKYGPREGLQSPAHETRKSDFLRSADFCGTCHNEKDPYGIWVKSTHLEWKEGPYSKEGVRCQDCHMTYAPGQNASMAKPLPDVAQHLFHGAHDPGKIRGVVELRVHPDIREAEPGDRVKFTVALFNQKTGHKFPTGSAEERMVWLHVEAVDAKGNVFQLPVDKKGFPGEEYTIAANTLAYQDMGIALNKPDFPGIQRDGVPVGDRIFRLPYLDPKGRMTIQQWNTASLSTDYRFGPRETKIETFTWTLPSNLPPGKMKISAVLNYQKLPTPVAEFLGVPKDETETIQVNFHETYITVLP; from the coding sequence ATGAAAACACTCACCTTCAAATCTTCATCTATTTTCTTCATCTATACATTCATCGGTTTTGTTCTGCTTTCGATGCCTCTGTTTGCCCAACCGAAAAAAGCAGGCGACGAAGCATTAGGTTCAAGGAAATACAGCGATTACGAAAAACCACAAACATGCGGAACATCATGTCATGTAGATTTTTACCGACAATGGGAACAATCGATGATGTCACAGGCATACACACATCATTGGGACGAAATTGAATATTTCAAACTCGCTGTTCCGCATGCGGAAAAAGATCCGAAAGTTGCCGGTGTAAAGGCAGGCTGCAACGGTTGCCATGCACCGATCGCATTTCTTGCGGGAGATGTTCCACCACCAAAACCCTCGGAAAACAGCAGAGCCAACGAATCTGTTTCGTGCGACGTTTGTCATACGATAATCGGATTTAAAGGGGAAGTCCCTTTCAATTTTAATTATATCTCGGAACCAGGAAAAGTGAAATACGGACCGCGGGAAGGATTACAATCTCCTGCACACGAAACACGAAAATCAGATTTTCTCCGTTCAGCCGATTTTTGCGGAACCTGTCATAATGAGAAAGATCCATACGGTATCTGGGTAAAATCAACACATCTGGAATGGAAAGAAGGACCATATTCAAAAGAAGGAGTGCGATGTCAGGACTGCCATATGACGTACGCGCCGGGACAGAATGCTTCAATGGCAAAACCACTACCGGATGTTGCTCAGCATTTGTTCCATGGTGCACATGATCCCGGAAAAATCCGCGGTGTAGTTGAACTTCGCGTTCATCCAGACATTCGGGAAGCCGAACCTGGCGACCGCGTGAAATTCACCGTCGCCCTTTTTAATCAAAAGACAGGGCACAAATTCCCGACTGGTTCCGCCGAAGAGCGTATGGTATGGCTTCATGTTGAAGCTGTCGATGCCAAAGGAAATGTATTTCAACTTCCGGTGGATAAAAAAGGATTCCCTGGAGAAGAATATACTATTGCAGCGAATACATTGGCCTATCAGGATATGGGAATAGCTTTAAATAAACCCGATTTCCCAGGCATTCAGCGCGACGGCGTTCCCGTCGGCGACAGAATATTTAGACTTCCCTATCTCGACCCAAAAGGACGGATGACTATTCAACAATGGAACACCGCTTCACTCTCTACAGATTATCGATTCGGACCGAGGGAAACTAAAATTGAAACATTTACTTGGACTCTTCCTTCAAATCTACCACCAGGAAAAATGAAAATTTCTGCCGTGTTAAATTATCAAAAACTACCAACACCGGTGGCTGAATTTCTTGGTGTCCCAAAAGATGAAACGGAAACTATTCAAGTGAATTTTCACGAAACATATATTACCGTCCTTCCCTAA
- a CDS encoding cation transporter produces METAAINQPISVEKQRLYNFALYLSIFTIVYNIAEGLISTFVGFSDESLTLFGFGVDSFIETISGIGIAAMVIRTSNNPASHKSLFEITALKITGWSFYVLSGGLLITSILSVISGNQPNSTFWGVIISLISIVAMLGLIYYKKKVGKALDSKAMIADANCNVVCVYMSITLLASSFLYEVFSLPYVDAAGALGLVYFSVKEGKECFEKAESLNDTCSCEHD; encoded by the coding sequence ATGGAAACTGCCGCAATAAATCAGCCAATTTCAGTTGAAAAGCAAAGGTTGTATAATTTCGCACTCTACCTTAGCATTTTTACGATTGTCTATAATATCGCCGAAGGACTCATCTCCACATTTGTCGGATTTTCCGATGAATCACTTACTCTTTTTGGATTTGGTGTAGATAGTTTTATTGAGACAATTTCCGGAATTGGTATAGCGGCGATGGTAATTCGAACCTCAAATAATCCTGCTAGCCACAAAAGTCTTTTTGAAATCACTGCACTAAAGATCACCGGTTGGTCGTTCTATGTATTGTCCGGTGGATTATTGATTACGTCTATCCTCTCTGTTATTTCAGGAAATCAACCGAACTCTACATTTTGGGGTGTCATCATATCCCTCATCTCAATCGTTGCAATGCTTGGTCTTATCTATTATAAAAAGAAAGTTGGAAAAGCATTGGATTCGAAAGCGATGATTGCAGATGCAAATTGCAACGTCGTCTGCGTGTACATGTCCATTACATTATTGGCTTCGAGTTTTTTATACGAAGTGTTTTCTCTTCCTTACGTTGATGCAGCCGGTGCTTTGGGACTGGTCTATTTTTCCGTGAAAGAAGGGAAAGAATGTTTTGAAAAAGCAGAATCGTTAAACGACACTTGCTCATGCGAACACGATTAA
- a CDS encoding NYN domain-containing protein — protein sequence MQHFIIDGYNVIHAVPALKKTLLHDAESARELLIHSVGQLTHTKKFRCSIIFDGTVPDHSLKQPAHAPVHVVYSFPFTADGKMKQMIEHSRNRSLLTIITSDREILRFAKNYSCQTHTSTYFHNLLSEANDTVTEKSDVALSKSQIDEWLKIFGEK from the coding sequence ATGCAGCATTTTATTATTGATGGTTACAATGTCATTCACGCTGTTCCCGCACTAAAGAAAACACTTTTGCATGATGCTGAGTCAGCACGTGAACTCTTGATTCATTCCGTCGGCCAATTAACGCACACCAAAAAATTTCGCTGCTCCATCATTTTTGATGGAACAGTACCGGATCATTCCCTGAAACAACCCGCCCATGCTCCAGTGCATGTTGTGTATTCCTTTCCTTTCACCGCTGATGGTAAAATGAAACAAATGATCGAACATTCCCGGAATCGTTCACTCCTTACTATTATTACTTCAGACAGAGAAATCTTACGCTTCGCAAAAAATTACTCCTGTCAAACTCACACTTCAACATATTTCCATAACCTGCTTTCTGAAGCAAATGACACTGTCACTGAAAAGTCTGATGTGGCACTTAGTAAATCTCAAATTGATGAGTGGTTAAAGATTTTCGGAGAAAAATAA
- a CDS encoding transporter — protein MKLYVFIFAFVATISYSQEFTKAIEDNSFFIEEAYNQEANVIQHIFNGTTFSPGNILETSFTEEWPIFDQKHQLSITVPYQYSLAGTRISQGISDLMVNYRYQFMNEHGLAVAPRVSIILPTGDNKNGSGNGAVGVQLNLPVSKRFSDEIVTHYNAGYTVIPNARSSSTPSKETVSEYLFGASAIYLANKSFNVMAEVLYTSSSSPLGRTNELIVSPGVRWAIDIGELQIVPGLAFPIHFVNGNKDDGFVLYLSFEHSY, from the coding sequence ATGAAGTTATATGTCTTCATTTTTGCATTTGTTGCAACAATCTCCTATTCCCAAGAATTTACAAAAGCCATTGAGGATAATTCTTTCTTTATAGAAGAAGCATATAACCAAGAAGCGAATGTCATCCAACACATTTTCAATGGAACAACGTTTTCTCCGGGAAATATTCTCGAGACAAGTTTTACAGAAGAGTGGCCTATCTTTGATCAAAAACATCAACTGAGCATTACCGTTCCATATCAATATTCATTGGCAGGCACAAGAATTTCTCAAGGGATCAGTGATCTCATGGTGAATTATCGCTATCAGTTTATGAATGAACATGGATTGGCGGTTGCTCCACGTGTCTCCATCATTCTTCCCACCGGAGACAACAAAAATGGCTCTGGAAATGGTGCCGTCGGTGTTCAACTTAATTTACCGGTAAGCAAACGTTTCTCCGATGAGATTGTAACTCACTATAATGCGGGATACACAGTAATTCCAAATGCGCGTTCTTCTTCTACTCCCTCTAAAGAAACGGTTTCTGAATACTTATTTGGGGCAAGTGCCATTTATCTCGCCAATAAGAGTTTTAATGTCATGGCAGAAGTTTTATATACTTCATCCAGTTCACCATTAGGAAGAACAAACGAATTGATTGTCAGCCCTGGTGTTCGATGGGCAATAGATATCGGAGAACTGCAAATTGTTCCGGGATTGGCGTTCCCGATTCATTTCGTCAATGGAAATAAAGATGACGGATTCGTGTTATATTTATCGTTTGAACATTCTTATTGA
- a CDS encoding metal ABC transporter substrate-binding protein: protein MKKNIVLILLTLVFSNSYSQLKIVTTIPDLKSIAEFIGGDRIEAFSIATGYQNPHFVDPKPSYILKLSKADIFITVGLDLEIGWVPALLNSARNQKVQKGGEGYVDASSNISLLQIPSSINRGEGDIHIYGNPHYWLDPLNGKVIAQTIANTLSRLDPDHKAQFQSNLKKFNETVDGKIKDWEGKLTRFKNTKVIAYHNEWPYFEQRFGLKIVDFLEPQPGIPPTPSQLAKIIGVMKREQIKIIINSPYFTAESADLVARNSNGKVVTLATSVGATPEIKTYFDLFDHNVSELLSALQ from the coding sequence ATGAAAAAAAATATTGTTCTTATTCTATTAACATTAGTTTTTTCGAACTCATATTCGCAATTGAAAATCGTTACAACAATTCCGGATCTTAAAAGTATCGCCGAATTTATCGGTGGGGATAGGATTGAAGCATTCTCGATTGCCACCGGATATCAGAATCCTCACTTTGTTGATCCGAAACCTAGTTATATTCTGAAATTATCAAAGGCAGACATCTTTATTACGGTAGGACTCGATCTTGAGATCGGCTGGGTTCCGGCGTTATTAAACAGTGCGCGCAATCAAAAAGTCCAAAAAGGAGGGGAGGGATATGTGGATGCTTCATCCAATATTTCGTTGCTGCAAATTCCGTCAAGCATCAACAGGGGAGAAGGGGATATTCATATTTATGGCAATCCCCATTACTGGCTTGATCCATTAAACGGCAAGGTCATTGCGCAGACGATTGCAAACACTCTTTCTCGATTGGATCCGGACCATAAAGCACAATTTCAGTCAAATTTGAAAAAGTTCAATGAAACTGTAGATGGGAAAATCAAAGATTGGGAAGGGAAACTGACCCGATTCAAAAATACAAAAGTAATTGCCTATCACAATGAATGGCCATATTTTGAACAACGTTTCGGTTTAAAGATTGTTGACTTTCTCGAACCCCAGCCCGGCATTCCTCCGACACCGTCTCAACTGGCGAAGATTATTGGCGTGATGAAGAGAGAACAGATTAAGATTATTATCAATTCGCCCTATTTCACGGCAGAATCAGCTGATCTCGTTGCGCGAAATTCTAACGGGAAAGTTGTTACACTGGCTACATCTGTTGGGGCGACACCCGAGATAAAAACATATTTCGATCTTTTCGATCATAACGTATCAGAGCTTCTATCCGCTTTGCAATAA
- a CDS encoding ion channel produces MKKLKPIVQSRDDKNDLGFGSRLSQQLHNRMMNRDGTFNVDRDGMSIVKSMSMYHWLITLSWTKFLSIIVSFYILMNFIFAFGFYLCGSDALNGTETTTVTNHFWNCFFFSVETFATIGYGALNPRSMAANWLMTFEAFLGLLSAAMVTGLLFARFARPNAKILYSNNAVIAPFKDGKALMVRIINQRSSQLINIEAQIIFSWMHEKDGRRVRQYHTLPLDRQKVTFFPLHWTIVHEIDEKSPLHNKGKEFLERAETEMFVLITATDETYSQIVHSRSSYRYDEIVWGAKFKDIFVKSGTGKAIGVNMNRIHDYEHVTVD; encoded by the coding sequence ATGAAAAAACTCAAACCAATTGTCCAATCCAGAGACGATAAAAATGATCTGGGATTCGGGTCACGGCTTTCACAGCAGCTACATAACCGCATGATGAACCGCGACGGCACGTTCAATGTTGATCGTGACGGTATGTCCATTGTCAAATCCATGAGCATGTATCATTGGCTTATTACCCTTTCGTGGACAAAGTTCCTCTCCATTATTGTGTCATTCTATATTTTAATGAATTTTATCTTTGCCTTCGGCTTTTATCTTTGCGGATCGGATGCGCTGAACGGCACTGAAACTACCACTGTTACAAATCATTTTTGGAATTGTTTCTTTTTTAGTGTAGAGACTTTTGCAACGATCGGTTATGGAGCCTTAAATCCGAGAAGTATGGCAGCGAATTGGCTGATGACGTTTGAAGCATTTTTGGGATTGCTCAGCGCTGCAATGGTAACCGGTTTGCTATTTGCACGATTTGCGAGGCCAAATGCAAAAATTCTGTACAGTAACAACGCCGTCATTGCGCCATTTAAAGACGGGAAAGCATTAATGGTTCGCATTATTAATCAACGATCGAGCCAATTAATCAATATCGAAGCGCAGATTATTTTTTCGTGGATGCACGAGAAAGATGGGCGAAGGGTTCGTCAATATCATACTCTTCCGTTAGATCGACAAAAAGTAACATTTTTTCCTTTGCACTGGACAATCGTTCACGAGATAGATGAAAAAAGTCCGTTGCACAACAAGGGTAAAGAATTTTTGGAACGAGCAGAAACTGAGATGTTCGTTTTGATTACGGCAACCGATGAAACTTATTCGCAAATTGTCCATTCCCGATCATCGTATCGGTATGATGAAATTGTGTGGGGAGCAAAGTTCAAGGATATCTTTGTGAAAAGTGGAACCGGAAAGGCAATCGGAGTAAACATGAATCGGATCCACGATTACGAACATGTTACCGTCGACTAG
- a CDS encoding metal ABC transporter permease: protein MSDMFTQEFIVNALKISIIMGLLLSYLGVHVVGRGIVFVDLALGQISMLGVAFGNFIGKDQTLISIIFTMVGAFLLSFIKIKDKRLKQEAIIGIVYAVASAATVLLISKSPHGESDISEVLFGSVFTVTDEQIMTMAFAFGVVGLFQVIFRKKFFGLTEKFENHDTDEIGVFNLWNFLFYLSIGLAIVLAVRSAGVIPVFSYLIIPPVSAILISHKRNAMVIISLLVGVCGSFFGLFFSTQFDFPAGSSVVAILGVIFGLLALVRWGMNLFSSK from the coding sequence ATGTCCGACATGTTTACGCAGGAATTCATTGTTAACGCACTAAAGATTAGCATTATCATGGGACTGCTTCTTTCGTATCTTGGAGTGCATGTGGTGGGGAGAGGAATTGTCTTTGTGGATCTGGCGCTCGGGCAAATATCGATGCTTGGTGTAGCATTTGGAAATTTTATCGGGAAAGATCAGACTCTCATTTCCATTATCTTCACCATGGTAGGAGCGTTTCTTCTTTCTTTCATCAAGATTAAAGACAAGCGATTGAAGCAGGAAGCAATCATCGGCATTGTATATGCTGTCGCTTCAGCAGCAACCGTGCTGCTCATTTCAAAATCACCGCATGGAGAATCAGATATTTCCGAAGTATTATTCGGCAGCGTTTTTACGGTGACGGACGAACAAATTATGACTATGGCATTCGCCTTTGGTGTTGTTGGACTCTTCCAAGTAATCTTCCGTAAAAAATTCTTTGGTTTGACAGAAAAATTCGAAAACCATGATACTGATGAGATTGGTGTGTTTAATCTTTGGAATTTTCTTTTTTATCTTTCTATCGGGTTGGCGATTGTACTTGCGGTGCGAAGTGCTGGAGTAATTCCGGTCTTTTCATATCTGATTATACCACCCGTTTCGGCGATTCTTATCTCTCACAAAAGAAATGCGATGGTTATTATTTCGTTGCTCGTCGGAGTTTGCGGAAGTTTTTTCGGACTATTCTTTTCGACACAATTTGACTTTCCGGCAGGATCGTCCGTTGTGGCAATTCTCGGAGTAATCTTTGGTCTTTTAGCACTTGTTCGATGGGGGATGAATCTTTTTTCCTCAAAATAG
- a CDS encoding creatininase family protein — protein sequence MSIRPYILAETNWKNVKATKYDVAILPWAATEAHNYHLPYSTDTLECDYIAAESARRAWDAGAKVIVLPTVPFGVQSGQLEIPLCLHINPSTQASILLDLAQTLQMHHIQKLVILNGHGGNDFNTVIRELQPKLKIFLCSLNWYVAAPPKQYFNEPGDHAGELETSMIMHIAPDLVLSLDQAGSGEEKRFRIEGFRNGLAWAPRQWTKISHDTGVGNPKAATAEKGKRFGDATAEKIGTFLVDLAAADITDLYEK from the coding sequence ATGTCAATCCGGCCGTACATTTTAGCAGAAACAAATTGGAAGAATGTTAAAGCGACAAAATACGATGTAGCAATTCTACCTTGGGCTGCCACCGAAGCACATAATTACCACCTTCCGTATTCTACCGACACTCTAGAATGTGACTATATTGCCGCAGAATCCGCACGCCGTGCCTGGGATGCTGGAGCAAAAGTGATTGTATTACCAACCGTACCATTCGGGGTGCAGTCAGGACAATTAGAAATTCCTTTGTGTCTTCATATCAATCCTTCAACTCAAGCATCAATCCTCCTCGATCTTGCTCAAACACTACAAATGCATCATATTCAAAAGCTTGTCATTCTCAACGGTCACGGAGGGAACGATTTTAATACGGTTATTCGTGAGTTACAGCCAAAATTGAAGATCTTCCTCTGCTCGCTCAATTGGTATGTTGCTGCACCTCCAAAGCAATACTTCAACGAACCGGGAGATCACGCCGGAGAACTTGAGACCAGCATGATTATGCACATCGCACCAGATCTTGTCTTATCACTCGATCAAGCAGGAAGCGGTGAAGAAAAACGATTCCGTATTGAAGGATTCAGAAATGGATTAGCGTGGGCGCCGCGACAATGGACGAAAATTTCTCATGACACGGGAGTGGGAAATCCGAAAGCAGCAACAGCAGAAAAAGGAAAACGATTCGGAGATGCAACAGCAGAAAAAATTGGAACATTCCTTGTTGATCTTGCCGCCGCAGATATTACCGATCTGTATGAAAAATAA
- a CDS encoding isoprenylcysteine carboxylmethyltransferase family protein: protein MFISEFIVRIMFAVAFFSVFSFGFYYRLKAQQQQDRFERMKNEGKTTFFILRVSGLILWLIAFVFPWFPDFFAIVRFAPIVTLQIVGIVLSLISIPMGISVFTNIGKNITDTVETRKNHQLVTSGIYRFIRHPLYTTGFLFFVGLGLLSSNWLMLLLSLIVLITLYVRTFTEEQKLIEEFGERYTEYMNTTGKFIPKLF, encoded by the coding sequence ATGTTCATTTCAGAGTTTATTGTTCGAATAATGTTTGCTGTAGCTTTTTTCTCGGTTTTTTCGTTCGGTTTTTATTATCGCTTGAAAGCACAGCAGCAACAAGACCGATTTGAACGGATGAAGAATGAAGGAAAAACTACCTTCTTCATCCTTCGCGTCAGCGGCTTAATTTTGTGGTTGATTGCATTTGTTTTCCCTTGGTTTCCCGATTTTTTCGCAATTGTACGTTTCGCGCCTATCGTCACTCTACAGATCGTCGGGATCGTACTTTCCCTGATTTCCATACCGATGGGTATATCAGTTTTTACGAATATTGGAAAGAATATTACTGACACAGTCGAAACCAGAAAAAACCACCAGCTTGTGACAAGCGGTATTTATCGTTTCATCAGACATCCATTATACACAACCGGATTTTTATTCTTTGTCGGATTAGGCCTGCTTTCTTCAAATTGGCTGATGCTTCTTCTTTCGTTGATAGTTTTAATAACACTATATGTTCGTACATTCACAGAGGAACAAAAACTGATTGAAGAGTTTGGGGAGCGTTATACAGAGTACATGAATACCACTGGGAAGTTTATTCCAAAACTATTTTAA
- a CDS encoding metal-dependent transcriptional regulator, protein MASEQVENYLKNIYKLSSNEGKVTTSSLSEKLQISPASVSEMIKKLAEEGTLTHTPYKGVELTEAGKHLALRIIRKHRLWEMFLVQVLHFGWDEIDNEAERFEHIMSDKMEEKIDHALGHPMIDPHGDPIPTKDGEIKCSMSYPMVEARDGSIVRVLRVSDSNSEMLQYVSSIGISLHKEITIKQKMNFDNSMLVKINNKEINISSTIASNIFVENVQEKI, encoded by the coding sequence ATGGCTAGCGAACAAGTAGAAAATTATCTGAAAAATATTTATAAGCTCTCTTCCAATGAAGGAAAGGTGACCACCTCTTCCCTTTCTGAAAAATTGCAGATCTCCCCCGCATCAGTATCAGAAATGATAAAGAAACTCGCGGAAGAAGGAACACTGACACATACGCCGTATAAGGGAGTAGAGCTGACAGAGGCGGGAAAACATCTTGCACTTCGAATCATCCGTAAACACCGGTTGTGGGAAATGTTTCTCGTCCAGGTGCTTCATTTCGGCTGGGATGAAATTGACAACGAAGCAGAACGTTTCGAACATATCATGTCCGATAAGATGGAAGAGAAAATCGATCATGCATTAGGCCACCCGATGATTGATCCGCATGGTGATCCCATTCCCACAAAAGATGGCGAGATCAAATGTTCTATGAGTTATCCAATGGTCGAAGCGCGCGATGGTTCCATCGTACGGGTGTTACGCGTTAGTGATTCCAATTCTGAAATGCTGCAATATGTTTCATCCATCGGCATATCGCTGCATAAAGAGATTACGATCAAACAAAAAATGAATTTCGACAATTCGATGCTGGTGAAGATTAACAATAAAGAAATCAATATCAGTTCAACAATCGCCTCGAATATTTTTGTGGAAAATGTGCAGGAGAAAATATGA
- a CDS encoding methyltransferase domain-containing protein: protein MANTFSQILNHQRAPDFLFRFPRIIFVYYLLNHLTALRMKYTRRAIRQVVTTMPLPKRIVDAGCGMGDFLFTVREFQNGKQLIGLDVSQSNIDVCNCLMETLKKKNMKFVCSDLNAAEIPPQQDLIMCIAVIMLMSDDKALLRKFRDALAPHGRLLLYAAVNYRRTLTLYKWFAQKKGFDYDEVIGRPQTYNDEILEQRIKECGFVIEEKRHSFGIAAATMFEISAIFEWLFKTWHPVLTLLLIPFYLIFYPLYLLSMFIDYHGTRATGNGVMIIAKKA, encoded by the coding sequence ATGGCCAATACGTTCTCTCAAATTCTTAACCATCAACGCGCACCCGATTTTTTATTCCGTTTCCCGCGTATCATATTCGTCTACTACCTGCTGAATCATCTGACAGCACTACGAATGAAATATACACGACGGGCAATCCGCCAAGTAGTAACAACAATGCCTTTGCCAAAACGAATTGTCGATGCGGGATGCGGCATGGGTGATTTTTTATTTACTGTACGGGAATTCCAAAACGGTAAACAGCTTATCGGCCTTGATGTTTCGCAATCGAACATCGATGTGTGCAATTGTTTGATGGAAACACTGAAAAAAAAGAATATGAAGTTCGTCTGCAGCGATCTGAATGCTGCGGAAATTCCTCCGCAACAGGATCTGATCATGTGTATCGCGGTGATTATGCTGATGAGTGATGATAAAGCATTATTGAGAAAATTCAGGGATGCACTCGCGCCACATGGACGATTATTACTTTATGCAGCTGTCAATTATCGGCGAACCCTCACGTTATACAAATGGTTTGCGCAAAAAAAGGGTTTTGATTATGATGAAGTTATTGGCAGACCGCAGACGTATAATGATGAAATACTGGAGCAACGAATTAAAGAATGCGGCTTTGTCATAGAAGAAAAAAGACATTCCTTCGGCATTGCTGCCGCAACAATGTTTGAAATCTCTGCGATCTTTGAATGGCTATTCAAAACATGGCATCCTGTTCTTACCCTACTGTTAATACCTTTTTATCTTATATTTTATCCGCTGTATCTCCTTTCCATGTTTATTGATTATCACGGAACCAGAGCAACAGGAAATGGTGTTATGATTATTGCTAAAAAAGCGTAG
- a CDS encoding metal-dependent transcriptional regulator, with product MIDPGNALIIFGIFSLVAALFLFPKYGLYSRWKRARRGMKRAVIEDALKHIFDCEYKNIFCTTESIAGSLLISTDKAADLLTRLSTMGLLLTNDNGVKLTADGRSYALRIIRVHRLWERYLADETSVPPTEWHSSAELAEHNLSASEAEALAAQIGNPNFDPHGDPIPTPSGELPPKKGHSLLSLNGGEFAVITHIEDEPEAVYAQLVAQGLYVGMQVMMIERSNERVRFAADGEEIVLAPLLTNNLTVAAITEEEHLITSPLEALGSLKIGEEAKVLTISKAMRGQQRRRLMDLGVVPGTIIKAEMTSASGDPTAYNIRGALVALRQQHANMIFIEKN from the coding sequence ATGATTGACCCCGGCAATGCATTAATAATTTTTGGAATTTTTTCCCTTGTGGCAGCACTATTCCTTTTTCCCAAATATGGATTGTACTCCCGATGGAAACGAGCGCGCCGAGGAATGAAACGGGCAGTGATCGAAGATGCCTTAAAACATATCTTTGATTGTGAATACAAGAATATATTTTGCACGACAGAAAGTATTGCAGGTTCGCTTTTAATCTCAACGGATAAAGCCGCAGATTTACTCACACGATTATCAACGATGGGATTACTGCTCACAAATGATAACGGAGTAAAATTGACTGCAGACGGACGGTCATACGCGCTCCGGATCATTCGCGTTCACCGTTTGTGGGAACGATATCTTGCGGATGAAACAAGTGTTCCGCCAACAGAATGGCATTCTTCTGCAGAATTAGCTGAACACAATCTTTCTGCTTCAGAAGCGGAAGCACTCGCAGCACAGATTGGCAATCCAAATTTTGATCCTCACGGAGATCCTATTCCGACACCAAGCGGGGAACTACCGCCCAAAAAAGGACACTCATTGCTGTCACTCAACGGCGGTGAATTTGCCGTCATCACACATATTGAAGATGAACCTGAAGCAGTCTATGCGCAGCTTGTTGCACAAGGATTATATGTTGGAATGCAGGTGATGATGATCGAACGCTCGAACGAGCGCGTTCGATTTGCGGCGGACGGAGAAGAGATCGTTCTCGCGCCGTTGTTGACAAATAATTTAACTGTTGCAGCAATTACCGAGGAAGAACATCTCATCACTTCCCCGCTTGAAGCACTTGGATCTTTAAAAATCGGTGAAGAAGCGAAAGTGTTAACCATTTCAAAAGCAATGCGCGGTCAACAGCGAAGACGATTGATGGATCTGGGCGTAGTTCCCGGAACAATTATTAAAGCAGAAATGACAAGTGCTTCTGGTGATCCAACGGCGTACAATATTCGAGGTGCACTTGTTGCGCTTCGTCAGCAGCATGCAAATATGATTTTCATAGAGAAAAATTAA